Proteins from a single region of candidate division TA06 bacterium:
- a CDS encoding FAD-dependent oxidoreductase — MADKVGAVAVIGGGIGGMQAALDLADSGYKVYLVDRRPSIGGMMSRLDKTFPTNDCAM, encoded by the coding sequence ATGGCGGATAAGGTAGGTGCAGTTGCAGTCATAGGCGGGGGAATAGGAGGCATGCAGGCCGCCCTGGATCTTGCGGACTCCGGGTACAAGGTCTACCTTGTGGACAGGAGGCCAAGTATAGGCGGCATGATGTCCCGTCTGGACAAGACCTTTCCCACCAACGACTGCGCGATGTGA
- a CDS encoding hydrogenase iron-sulfur subunit encodes MAGVSRFQYPTNTRTIRLLCTGQLDVRYVLEAFLRGADGVLVVGCKLGECQYFDGNYQARLKVDATKMMLKRAGMDPKRLRMEFMSAAEGGKFAETVKDFSKEIGTLGPTPVLDEKKSTQLKNSINALSEAMSRMRLRALVGKWRTVVEKGNVYGDKVDEEDWHEMIEKSIDEELTRNWILILLKEKPRSCLELAGEIGMDPAKALRGLTFLRQKNLIDVQKVEERSPIYQVI; translated from the coding sequence ACACCAGGACGATCCGGCTTTTGTGTACAGGCCAGCTCGATGTCCGCTACGTCCTTGAAGCTTTCCTTCGGGGGGCGGATGGCGTCCTGGTGGTGGGGTGCAAGCTGGGCGAGTGCCAGTACTTCGACGGGAACTACCAGGCAAGATTGAAGGTTGACGCAACGAAGATGATGTTAAAGAGAGCTGGCATGGATCCAAAGAGGTTAAGGATGGAGTTCATGTCAGCTGCTGAAGGGGGCAAGTTCGCGGAGACGGTGAAGGATTTCTCGAAGGAGATAGGTACGCTTGGACCGACTCCCGTTCTGGACGAGAAGAAGAGCACACAGCTCAAGAATAGCATCAACGCTCTTTCAGAGGCGATGTCCAGGATGAGGCTGAGGGCTCTGGTTGGCAAGTGGAGGACGGTCGTTGAGAAGGGAAATGTTTACGGCGATAAGGTGGATGAGGAGGACTGGCACGAGATGATAGAGAAATCTATTGACGAGGAATTGACCAGAAACTGGATACTAATTCTACTCAAGGAGAAACCCCGATCCTGTCTCGAGCTTGCAGGGGAGATCGGAATGGACCCGGCAAAAGCCCTGAGAGGGCTCACGTTTCTGAGACAGAAGAACTTGATAGATGTGCAGAAAGTCGAAGAGCGATCACCCATATACCAGGTCATATGA